The proteins below come from a single Papaver somniferum cultivar HN1 chromosome 11, ASM357369v1, whole genome shotgun sequence genomic window:
- the LOC113324115 gene encoding uncharacterized protein LOC113324115, whose protein sequence is MDNYSVVKELWFQKNKNFFEEIKPNEHQFKNRIKKLVFEGGYRMKGSKWNQSYDLQVINFFNLGIRPNKFQCIKSCYLSPPPIGYTMFCCDGSSFGNPRAAGLGIVVRNHLCQVIGALSGGIGVTTNYITENFAVLCATELAGEWKLLNIVISSDSKAVIDGFLKGKVPCFIKKRWQKAVSRISSIIFQHCFREINFSADTVAKKGS, encoded by the coding sequence ATGGATAACTATTCAGTGGTAAAAGAATTATGGTTCcaaaaaaataagaatttttttgaGGAAATAAAGCCAAATGAACACCAATTCAAAAACAGAATAAAGAAGCTGGTGTTTGAAGGAGGTTACAGAATGAAGGGTAGTAAATGGAATCAATCTTATGATCTCCAGGTAATAAATTTCTTTAATTTGGGAATTAGACCCAACAAGTTTCAATGTATCAAAAGTTGTTACTTGTCTCCCCCTCCTATTGGATATACCATGTTTTGCTGTGATGGATCATCTTTTGGTAACCCAAGGGCAGCTGGCCTTGGTATTGTAGTTAGGAATCACTTGTGTCAGGTGATTGGTGCATTATCAGGAGGAATTGGTGTTACTACTAATTATATTACAGAAAATTTTGCTGTGCTATGTGCCACTGAATTGGCAGGTGAATGGAAACTTCTAAACATAGTCATTAGCTCAGATTCTAAGGCAGTTATTGATGGATTTCTTAAAGGGAAGGTTCCATGCTTtataaagaagagatggcagAAGGCTGTAAGCAGAATATCttcaatcatttttcaacatTGCTTTAGAGAAATTAATTTCTCAGCTGATACTGTTGCAAAAAAGGGGAGCTAA